The sequence TTCGGCTGGCGCTTGATAGCGAGCCGGAAAATGCCGCGGAATGCAATTGCTCGCTGTGCCGCCGCGTCGCCGCGCTCTGGCACTATTGCCCGCCGTCGCAGCTTCGGGTGACCGGTGACCTGGCTGGCTATGTCCAGGGTGACCGGACGCTGACCACCTGGCGCTGCGCCAATTGCGGCAATGTTACGCACTGGACTGCTTTCGATCCGGACTACCCCAGGGTCGGGGTAAACCTGCGGCTGTTCGATCCGGCGCTGTGGCAGGACCTTCCGCGCAAAATGATCGACAGCGCCAGCTACTAAGCGGCTGAGCAGCCGCGGCACTCCGGATCCTTGACGATCCGCATGGTCCGCAGCGCCGGGGCCAGACCATCAAGCAAGTGGACCTTGCC comes from Novosphingobium ginsenosidimutans and encodes:
- a CDS encoding GFA family protein, giving the protein MTIHSGSCHCGAVRLALDSEPENAAECNCSLCRRVAALWHYCPPSQLRVTGDLAGYVQGDRTLTTWRCANCGNVTHWTAFDPDYPRVGVNLRLFDPALWQDLPRKMIDSASY